In Schistocerca cancellata isolate TAMUIC-IGC-003103 chromosome 7, iqSchCanc2.1, whole genome shotgun sequence, a genomic segment contains:
- the LOC126092830 gene encoding uncharacterized protein LOC126092830, which translates to MAKTKHPQFMEYGRFRERRESEYPSIFEIFPCQPTPGPAPRIKKEENSKDDTPKDGRAEDHAVGRVKKRKAAKETSPSDDRERKHTEQRRRRRKRRENKLVATPQEGPAGVHVIGRFKVNKVVEDNPPLKDQDTDLATQREIYSEERDIILVDAPQEGPSEVDAAKMAQEEERVAECLVDTAKTQQECQDLEEEAAKSLMGAAKLGKACGEIEEGADDGLMDAAEIDPVCGDEDEGAAESLVNDARMEEAHQYLQKEAAEGLMGAAKMGKACAEIEEGADYGLVSAAEIDPVCRDEKEGAAKGLVNAAKMEQDCQDLQEKTVESHMGAVKMGEVCGEIEVGTDESLKDVAEIDNECGNEEDGAAKGLLNAAEMEEATQNLEEEAAESLMGAAKMGEACGEIEEGADDGLVSAAEIDPVCRDEEEGAAKGLENAVKMEKHFQDLQEKTVESHMGAAKMGEVCGEIKVGTYESLKDVAEIDNECGNEEEGAAKGLVNAAEIEEASQNVEEKAAESLMSAAKMGEACEEIEEGADDGLVYAAEIDTVCEDEGEGAAESLMNAARMKQAHQDLQEKTVESCMGAAKMGVASGETEQGADESLENAAETDKACGDEEEGAANGFVNAAKMEQEYQDLEEEAAESLMGAAKMDEACGEIEEGADHGLVDVAETDPVCGDKVERAAETLVRATRMEQAHQDLQEKTVESRLGAAMIGEASEEIEQGADESLKDAAEIDKACGNEEKGAAKCLVNAAKMKEPSQDFEEGAAESLMDAAKMEEVRVEVEEGAAKSLCSQPSGAACTH; encoded by the exons ATGGCAAAAACAAAACACCCACAGTTTATGGAGTACGGGCGCTTCAGAGAGAGAAGGGAGTCAGAATATCCGTCCATCTTCGAGATCTTTCCCTGTCAACCGACTCCAGGACCTGCCCCTCGCATCAAGAAAGAAGAGAATAGCAAGGACGATACTCCgaaggacggccgtgcagag GACCATGCTGTTGGGCGCGTCAAGAAGAGAAAGGCAGCCAAAGAAACATCACCGTCTGATGACCGCGAGCGCAAACACACCGAGCAGCGTCGCCGTCGCCGCAAGAGACGTGAGAATAAACTGGTCGCGACGCCGCAGGAGGGCCCTGCTGGG GTCCACGTTATTGGGCGCTTCAAAGTCAATAAGGTCGTAGAAGATAATCCACCGTTAAAGGATCAAGACACCGACCTGGCCACACAAAGAGAGATATACTCCGAGGAACGAGATATAATACTGGTCGATGCGCCGCAGGAGGGCCCCAGTGAG GTGGATGCTGCCAAGATGGCTCAAGAGGAGGAGAGAGTAGCTGAGTGTCTCGTGGATACTGCCAAGACGCAACAAGAATGtcaagatttagaggaggaggcagccaagagtctcatgggtgctgccaagcTGGGCAAAGCATGTGGAGAGATTGAGGAAGGGGCAGATGATGGTCTCATGGATGCTGCTGAGATTGACCCAGTATGTGGAGATGAGGATgaaggggcagctgagagtctCGTGAATGATGCCAGGATGGAAGAAGCGCACCAATATTTACAAAAGGAGGCAGCTGAGGGactcatgggtgctgccaagatgggcaAAGCATGTGCAGAGATTGAGGAAGGGGCAGATTATGGTCTCGTGAGTGCTGCTGAGATTGACCCAGTATGTAGAGATGAGAAGGAAGGAGCAGCTAAGGGTCTCGTGAATGCTGCAAAGATGGAACAAGACTGTCAAGATTTACAGGAGAAGACAGTTGAGAGTCACATGGGTGCTGTCAAGATGGGTGAAGTGTGTGGAGAGATTGAGGTAGGGACAGATGAGAGTCTCAAGGATGTTGCTGAGATTGACAATGAATGTGGAAATGAGGAGGATGGTGCAGCTAAGGGTCTCCTGAATGCTGCCGAGATGGAAGAAGCCACTCAAaatttagaggaggaggcagctgagagtctcatgggtgctgccaagatgggcgaagCATGTGGAGAGATTGAGGAAGGGGCAGATGATGGTCTCGTGAGTGCTGCTGAGATTGACCCAGTATGTAGAGATGAGGAGGAAGGAGCAGCTAAGGGTCTCGAGAATGCTGTAAAGATGGAAAAACACTTTCAAGATTTACAGGAGAAGACAGTTGAGAGTcacatgggtgctgccaagatgggtgAAGTGTGTGGAGAGATTAAGGTAGGGACATATGAGAGTCTCAAGGATGTTGCTGAGATTGACAATGAATGTGGAAATGAGGAGGAAGGTGCAGCTAAGGGTCTCGTGAATGCTGCTGAGATTGAAGAAGCTAGTCAAAATGTAGAGGAGAAGGCAGCTGAGAGTCTCATGAGTGCTGCCAAGATGGGTGAAGCATGTGAAGAGATTGAGGAAGGGGCAGATGATGGTCTCGTGTATGCTGCTGAGATTGACACAGTATGTGAAGATGAGGGTgaaggggcagctgagagtctCATGAATGCTGCCAGGATGAAACAAGCCCATCAAGATTTACAGGAGAAGACAGTTGAGAGTTGCATGGGTGCTGCCAAAATGGGTGTAGCAAGCGGAGAGACTGAGCAAGGGGCAGATGAGAGTCTCGAGAATGCTGCTGAGACTGACAAAGCatgtggagatgaggaggaaggggcagctAATGGCTTCGTTAATGCTGCCAAGATGGAACAAGAATATCAAGActtagaggaggaggcagctgagagtctcatgggtgctgccaagatggatGAAGCTTGTGGAGAGATTGAGGAAGGGGCAGATCATGGTCTCGTGGATGTTGCTGAGACTGACCCAGTATGTGGAGATAAGGTGGAAAGGGCAGCTGAGACTCTAGTGCGTGCTACCAGGATGGAACAAGCCCATCAAGATTTACAGGAGAAGACAGTTGAGAGTCGATTGGGTGCAGCCATGATCGGTGAAGCAAGTGAAGAGATTGAGCAAGGGGCAGATGAGAGTCTCAAGGATGCTGCTGAGATTGACAAAGCATGTGGAAATGAGGAGAAAGGTGCAGCTAAGTGTCTCGTGAATGCTGCCAAGATGAAAGAACCCAGTCAAGATTTCGAGGAGGGGGCAGCTGAGAGTCTCATGGATGCTGCCAAGATGGAGGAAGTTCGTGTAGAGGTTGAGGAGGGAGCAGCTAAGAGTCTTTGTAGCCAACCCTCGGGTGCCGCTTGCACCcactga